A single genomic interval of Halorubrum aethiopicum harbors:
- a CDS encoding RNA-binding domain-containing protein, translating to MIYSVDVRIVAPVNDTEVTDRVADAVRNVFPDAEPTHEDGRLVAETHTLDAFSDVLHEQEILDTARRVFLRNSTEDGFDFALKKQAAFEGIVNFAVGDPDELGDIDVEVRVREPDVESFIDYVAPETDEGRPVDPVREYGDRFDPEDGAY from the coding sequence GTGATCTACAGCGTCGACGTCCGGATCGTCGCGCCGGTGAACGACACCGAGGTGACCGACCGCGTCGCCGACGCGGTGCGGAACGTGTTCCCCGACGCCGAGCCGACCCACGAGGACGGCCGCCTCGTCGCGGAGACGCACACGCTCGACGCCTTCTCCGACGTGCTCCACGAACAGGAGATCCTCGACACCGCCCGCCGGGTGTTCCTGCGCAACTCGACGGAGGACGGCTTCGACTTCGCGTTGAAGAAACAGGCGGCCTTCGAGGGAATAGTCAACTTCGCCGTCGGCGACCCCGACGAGCTCGGCGACATCGACGTCGAGGTTCGGGTCCGGGAGCCGGACGTCGAGTCGTTCATCGACTACGTCGCGCCGGAGACCGACGAGGGGCGGCCCGTCGACCCCGTTCGGGAGTACGGCGACCGGTTCGACCCCGAGGACGGGGCGTACTGA
- a CDS encoding FKBP-type peptidyl-prolyl cis-trans isomerase, producing the protein MSDQEQADAAESAEEADAEPETEDAGLADGDFVRLAYTIRTADDGDVIDTTDEAVAEEAEIDTEEYEFEPRIVALGAGHVFPSVEEELIGKSVGDKGTVDVPADDAFGEYDPDEVETVKADKIPEDSRYPGAQVQIDNRQGHLETIIGGRARVDFNHPLAGEDLEYEYEVLEVIEDREQKAAGMLGMYLQDAPEVRIETVVEEEESVTEDDDGEEVVETEEVEKDVLYVTATQAMQMNQQWMFQKQQIAQDLMGRLDLDRVVVEEVIEGGGMGGLGGMMGGMGGGGAGDIEEALEDIDVDADEIADELDDELDEE; encoded by the coding sequence ATGAGCGATCAGGAGCAGGCGGACGCGGCCGAGAGCGCCGAAGAGGCCGACGCCGAACCGGAGACCGAGGACGCCGGACTCGCCGACGGCGACTTCGTTCGGCTCGCGTACACCATTCGGACGGCCGACGACGGCGACGTCATCGACACGACCGACGAGGCGGTCGCCGAGGAGGCCGAGATCGACACTGAGGAGTACGAGTTCGAGCCCCGGATCGTCGCGCTCGGCGCCGGCCACGTCTTCCCCTCCGTCGAGGAGGAACTGATCGGGAAGTCCGTGGGCGATAAAGGGACGGTCGACGTGCCCGCAGACGACGCCTTCGGCGAGTACGACCCCGACGAGGTCGAGACGGTCAAGGCCGACAAGATCCCCGAGGACAGCCGCTACCCCGGCGCGCAGGTCCAGATCGACAACCGCCAGGGCCACCTCGAGACGATCATCGGCGGCCGCGCCCGCGTCGACTTCAACCACCCGCTGGCCGGCGAGGACCTCGAGTACGAGTACGAGGTGCTCGAGGTCATCGAGGACCGCGAACAGAAGGCCGCCGGCATGCTCGGGATGTACCTCCAGGACGCGCCCGAGGTCCGGATCGAGACCGTCGTCGAGGAGGAGGAGAGCGTCACGGAGGACGACGACGGCGAGGAGGTCGTCGAGACCGAGGAGGTCGAGAAGGACGTGCTCTACGTCACGGCGACGCAGGCGATGCAGATGAACCAGCAGTGGATGTTCCAGAAACAGCAGATCGCCCAGGACCTCATGGGCCGTCTCGACCTCGACCGCGTCGTCGTCGAGGAGGTCATCGAGGGCGGCGGCATGGGCGGTCTCGGCGGCATGATGGGCGGCATGGGCGGCGGCGGTGCCGGCGACATCGAGGAGGCGCTCGAGGACATCGACGTCGACGCCGACGAGATCGCGGACGAACTCGACGACGAACTCGACGAGGAGTAA
- a CDS encoding YlbF family regulator, with the protein MSVEQAPIEELGRELGKRIAATPEYERFEEAREAVQRDEDVQERIDEFERIRAEFMQARQTGDATQSDLHRVQNAQEELHSMPAMSEFLDAQDALSDRLESVNEAISEPLAVDFGGEAGGCCQD; encoded by the coding sequence ATGAGCGTCGAACAGGCCCCCATCGAGGAGCTCGGACGCGAACTCGGCAAGCGGATCGCCGCCACCCCCGAATACGAGCGCTTCGAGGAGGCACGCGAGGCGGTTCAACGGGACGAGGACGTCCAGGAACGGATCGACGAGTTCGAGCGGATCCGCGCCGAGTTCATGCAGGCGCGCCAGACCGGCGACGCGACGCAGTCAGATCTCCACCGCGTCCAGAACGCCCAGGAGGAGCTTCACTCCATGCCCGCCATGAGCGAGTTCCTCGACGCGCAGGACGCACTCTCCGACCGCCTCGAGTCGGTCAACGAGGCCATCTCGGAGCCGCTCGCCGTCGACTTCGGCGGCGAGGCGGGCGGCTGCTGTCAGGACTGA
- the cyaB gene encoding class IV adenylate cyclase, whose amino-acid sequence MYEVEIKVPADLETVRGRLRELDADPGETRRQRDVYYDAPHREFAETDEALRVRRETVVEGPASNDETADGGESIRLTYKGPLLDDGSKTRAEHETGVADGEAISGILDGLGFDPAATVEKRREYWHFEGFTVALDAVDRVGEFVEIEREVDAEEAIGPTREAATETLARLGLDADDQVRTSYLGLLLSDG is encoded by the coding sequence ATGTACGAGGTCGAGATCAAGGTCCCGGCGGACCTCGAGACCGTCCGAGGTCGGCTCCGCGAGCTCGACGCCGATCCCGGCGAAACCCGCCGACAGCGCGACGTCTACTACGACGCGCCCCACCGGGAGTTCGCCGAGACCGACGAGGCGCTGCGGGTCCGAAGGGAGACGGTGGTCGAGGGACCGGCTTCGAACGACGAAACGGCGGACGGCGGGGAGTCGATCCGGCTCACCTACAAGGGGCCCCTGCTGGACGACGGGTCGAAGACCCGCGCGGAACACGAGACCGGCGTGGCGGACGGCGAGGCGATATCGGGGATCCTCGACGGTCTCGGGTTCGACCCCGCCGCGACCGTCGAGAAGCGGCGCGAGTACTGGCACTTCGAGGGGTTCACCGTCGCGCTCGACGCCGTCGACCGGGTCGGCGAGTTCGTGGAGATCGAACGCGAGGTCGACGCCGAGGAGGCGATCGGTCCGACTCGGGAGGCCGCGACCGAGACGCTCGCGAGGCTGGGACTCGACGCGGACGACCAGGTCCGTACGTCGTATCTCGGGCTGCTTCTCTCGGACGGTTAG
- a CDS encoding endonuclease III domain-containing protein produces the protein MSDEPAENISGGPDGGGEPDEFVPGDGDSRAEAVVDALGELYWRKAYGGRDGFECLVRTILSQNTSDKASQPAHDSLMDRYGPADRLAEALADADRDELAETIASAGLYNRKSEVIGEAAAWALREFGSTEAFDRFVADGDPSEVRETLLSVDGVGPKTADCVLLFAGGRGGVFPVDTHVHRIARRMGLAPADADHEAVREAIEAEVPPEKCGFGHTAMIQFGREYCTARKPACLDDPEACPLYDLCDRVGIDEFDGTVVDPAETAVAGDD, from the coding sequence ATGTCCGACGAGCCGGCGGAGAACATCAGCGGCGGTCCGGACGGCGGCGGCGAGCCCGACGAGTTCGTGCCGGGCGACGGCGACTCCCGCGCCGAGGCGGTCGTGGACGCGCTCGGCGAGCTGTACTGGCGGAAGGCGTACGGCGGCCGCGACGGCTTCGAGTGTCTCGTCCGGACGATCCTCTCACAGAACACCTCCGACAAGGCGAGCCAGCCGGCACACGACTCGCTGATGGATCGGTACGGGCCGGCCGACCGGCTGGCCGAGGCGCTCGCGGACGCCGACCGAGACGAGCTCGCCGAGACGATCGCCTCCGCGGGACTGTACAACCGGAAGTCGGAGGTCATCGGCGAGGCGGCCGCGTGGGCGCTCCGGGAGTTCGGCTCAACCGAGGCGTTCGACCGGTTCGTCGCCGACGGCGACCCGAGCGAGGTCCGCGAGACGCTGTTGTCCGTCGACGGGGTCGGCCCGAAGACGGCGGACTGCGTCCTCCTCTTCGCCGGCGGCCGGGGCGGCGTCTTTCCCGTCGACACCCACGTCCACCGGATCGCCCGACGGATGGGGTTGGCCCCGGCCGACGCAGACCACGAGGCGGTCCGCGAGGCGATCGAGGCCGAGGTTCCTCCCGAGAAGTGCGGTTTCGGACATACGGCGATGATACAGTTCGGTCGGGAGTATTGTACTGCCCGCAAGCCTGCTTGTCTCGATGACCCCGAGGCGTGCCCGCTGTACGACCTGTGTGACCGGGTCGGGATCGACGAGTTCGACGGCACCGTCGTCGACCCGGCCGAGACGGCCGTGGCCGGCGACGACTGA
- a CDS encoding transporter, whose translation MSTTDRSNATRDLAVGAAGGVAAYVLGYLIVFVTQRGRVGESLRGINFVAELIGGDPIPAWKAVGWVFYNAHVVATQVPTPLGGTQVVNFIAESDAGSLAAMYLVPPVLLLVAGLLAGRLAGVTEPIEGGRAGGFVVAGYLPLALAGVLVFGYSIGDGSIAPILPTAGLLAGIVYPAVFGAIGGAAATLLADG comes from the coding sequence ATGTCGACCACTGACCGTTCGAACGCGACGCGCGACCTCGCCGTCGGCGCGGCCGGCGGCGTCGCGGCGTACGTCCTCGGCTACCTGATCGTGTTCGTGACACAGCGCGGGCGGGTCGGCGAGTCGCTTCGCGGGATCAACTTCGTCGCCGAGCTGATCGGCGGGGACCCGATCCCGGCGTGGAAGGCGGTTGGGTGGGTGTTCTACAACGCACACGTCGTCGCCACGCAGGTGCCGACCCCGCTCGGCGGGACGCAAGTGGTGAACTTCATCGCCGAGTCGGACGCCGGCTCGCTCGCGGCGATGTACCTCGTTCCGCCCGTCCTCCTGCTCGTCGCCGGCCTCCTCGCCGGGCGGCTCGCGGGCGTCACCGAACCGATCGAGGGAGGCCGGGCCGGGGGATTCGTCGTGGCCGGCTACCTCCCGCTCGCGCTCGCGGGCGTGCTCGTCTTCGGCTACTCGATCGGCGATGGCTCCATCGCACCGATCCTCCCGACGGCCGGTCTGCTCGCGGGGATCGTCTATCCCGCGGTCTTCGGTGCCATAGGCGGCGCGGCCGCGACGCTGCTCGCGGACGGGTAG
- a CDS encoding HpcH/HpaI aldolase/citrate lyase family protein → MPRRSLLFSPGDRPELLRKAAETDADVLCFDLEDAVAPARKGEARAAVRSVLSDPAFDPDAEVCVRLTADDPEADLDALVGDGGGSNGGGELRLDAVMLPKVEGSAEVERVADLCVARGLDPVVFALVETAEGVLAAREIAGAGATTALVFGAEDLAADLGATRTAEGTEVLYAREHVVLAASAAGVDSLDTVHTDFADETGLRETTEFAATLGYDGKLAIHPDQVAPINEAFTPGSDEIAWAERVLDARDAAAREDRGVFEVDGEMIDAPLVAQAERVLERAEAAGLRDDGDR, encoded by the coding sequence ATGCCTCGACGGAGCCTCCTGTTCTCGCCGGGCGACCGACCGGAACTGCTGCGGAAGGCGGCCGAGACGGACGCGGACGTCCTCTGTTTCGACCTGGAGGACGCGGTCGCGCCGGCCCGGAAAGGGGAGGCTCGCGCGGCGGTGCGATCGGTCCTCTCTGACCCCGCCTTCGACCCCGACGCGGAGGTGTGCGTGCGCCTGACCGCGGACGACCCCGAGGCCGATCTCGACGCGCTCGTCGGTGACGGCGGCGGGTCGAACGGGGGAGGCGAGCTCCGGCTCGACGCGGTCATGCTCCCGAAGGTCGAGGGCTCCGCCGAGGTCGAGCGCGTCGCCGACCTCTGTGTGGCCCGCGGGCTCGACCCGGTCGTCTTTGCGCTCGTCGAGACCGCCGAGGGCGTTCTCGCGGCTCGAGAGATCGCGGGTGCGGGGGCGACGACGGCGCTCGTCTTCGGCGCGGAGGACCTCGCCGCCGACCTCGGCGCGACGCGGACCGCCGAGGGGACCGAGGTGCTCTACGCCCGCGAGCACGTCGTCCTCGCGGCCAGCGCGGCGGGCGTCGACTCGCTCGACACCGTCCACACCGACTTCGCCGACGAGACGGGCCTCCGCGAGACGACCGAGTTCGCGGCCACGCTCGGGTACGACGGGAAGCTGGCGATCCACCCGGACCAGGTCGCGCCGATCAACGAGGCGTTCACGCCGGGGAGCGACGAGATCGCGTGGGCCGAGCGAGTGCTCGACGCCCGCGACGCGGCGGCCCGGGAGGACCGCGGCGTCTTCGAGGTCGACGGCGAGATGATCGACGCGCCGCTCGTCGCGCAGGCGGAACGCGTGCTCGAGCGCGCCGAGGCGGCCGGACTTCGGGACGACGGGGACCGCTGA
- a CDS encoding MaoC family dehydratase has protein sequence MTGRYYEEFEVGETIEHRRRRTVSEADNQRFCDMTMNQQPLHLDSSFAADTQFGERLVNGLYTMSLAVGISIPETTDGTIVANLSYDDVEHPNPVFHGDTIRARSTVVDKRETSDGERGIVTMRVEAFKVGGEGEDDDGGDSGGNDGDDDGGDDDGDDDGHDDVLVCSFERTALSLKRPEGDDGAESVDA, from the coding sequence ATGACGGGACGCTACTACGAGGAGTTCGAGGTCGGCGAGACGATCGAACACCGGCGGCGGCGGACGGTGAGCGAGGCCGACAACCAGCGCTTCTGTGACATGACGATGAACCAGCAGCCGCTCCACCTCGATTCGTCGTTCGCCGCCGACACGCAGTTCGGCGAACGGCTCGTCAACGGCCTCTACACGATGTCGCTGGCGGTCGGGATCTCGATCCCCGAGACGACCGACGGAACGATCGTCGCCAACCTCTCGTACGACGACGTGGAACACCCGAATCCCGTCTTTCACGGCGACACGATCCGGGCGCGGTCGACGGTGGTCGACAAACGCGAGACGAGCGACGGCGAACGCGGGATCGTCACCATGCGCGTCGAGGCGTTCAAGGTGGGAGGAGAGGGGGAGGACGATGACGGGGGAGACAGCGGCGGAAACGATGGTGACGACGATGGTGGCGACGATGACGGTGACGACGACGGCCACGACGACGTCCTCGTCTGTTCGTTCGAGCGGACCGCGCTCTCGTTGAAACGACCGGAGGGGGACGACGGCGCGGAGAGCGTCGACGCCTAA
- a CDS encoding MinD/ParA family ATP-binding protein, with the protein MIAVAGGKGGSGKTTTTVGLARALSRRGAPVVAADADWDLPNLAELAEETGEPAATPETSPDRGAPGSGDRPTVTRVARGERPVPVDRRVPVVLDAPEEPREHDAATVLDDLDDVVPEDTPLLLDCPAGASPDVAAPLRAADRCVLVTSLHRPALRDAVKTAAIARRLDCPPLGIVVTRARSVPDAVSDLFGCPVLGRVPPTFPVPLAAASVEAAYDAAAAALVETYDRGDRWRIA; encoded by the coding sequence GTGATAGCCGTCGCCGGCGGAAAGGGCGGAAGCGGAAAGACGACGACGACCGTGGGGCTCGCGCGGGCGCTCTCGCGGCGCGGCGCGCCTGTCGTCGCCGCGGACGCGGACTGGGACCTCCCGAACCTGGCGGAACTGGCGGAGGAGACCGGGGAGCCGGCCGCGACCCCCGAGACGAGCCCGGATCGAGGAGCGCCCGGATCGGGTGACCGCCCGACCGTCACGCGGGTCGCGCGCGGGGAACGCCCGGTCCCGGTCGATCGCCGCGTACCGGTCGTGCTCGACGCGCCGGAGGAGCCACGAGAACACGACGCGGCGACCGTCCTCGACGACCTCGACGACGTGGTTCCCGAGGACACCCCGCTCCTCCTCGACTGCCCGGCGGGCGCGTCGCCGGACGTGGCGGCCCCGCTTCGCGCGGCCGACCGGTGCGTGTTGGTGACGTCGCTCCACCGCCCGGCGCTCCGGGACGCGGTGAAGACCGCGGCGATCGCTCGGCGGCTCGACTGCCCGCCGCTCGGGATCGTCGTCACCCGCGCACGGTCGGTCCCGGACGCGGTCTCCGACCTGTTCGGCTGTCCGGTGCTCGGACGCGTCCCGCCGACGTTCCCCGTGCCGCTCGCGGCCGCGTCGGTCGAGGCGGCGTACGACGCGGCCGCGGCGGCGCTCGTCGAGACGTACGACCGCGGCGACCGGTGGCGGATCGCGTGA
- a CDS encoding DUF1648 domain-containing protein yields the protein MNPPARLLARQRTVAVLVTGALLALGIALYPALPDRMAIHWNAAGEPDNVVSKPVAILAMPAVVVFMSVLFEVSSTDVGERIVGSLAMLLLLVVQVMVFGANLGYPVPIVPITLALAGGMVAVAVWVETR from the coding sequence ATGAACCCTCCAGCACGACTCCTCGCCCGACAGCGGACGGTCGCCGTCCTCGTGACCGGCGCGCTGCTGGCGCTCGGAATCGCCCTCTACCCAGCCCTTCCGGACCGGATGGCGATCCACTGGAACGCCGCCGGCGAGCCGGACAACGTCGTCTCGAAGCCGGTCGCGATCCTGGCGATGCCGGCGGTCGTCGTGTTCATGAGCGTGCTGTTCGAGGTCTCGAGCACCGACGTCGGCGAGCGGATCGTCGGATCGCTGGCGATGCTCCTGCTTCTCGTCGTTCAGGTGATGGTGTTCGGGGCAAACCTGGGGTACCCCGTGCCGATCGTCCCGATCACGCTGGCGCTGGCCGGCGGAATGGTGGCCGTGGCGGTCTGGGTCGAGACGAGGTAG
- a CDS encoding RAD55 family ATPase, with protein sequence MERLPTGIPVLDRELDGGLPAGSVVALTADPASQSELFLNTFAGVRETLYLTTVRSAEAVESGLSESSVETGDPVVEAVDGEDPIEDARGFLPAVPDDGTLIVDSAEPLEDASPLRYRSLLSDLGDRIEETDATAVLHALETGGERSRNRVVTEQVADVVFDLRTVVTGTAIENRLAVPKFRGGAALEEPVKLKLTDTVSVDTSRDIA encoded by the coding sequence ATGGAGCGGCTGCCGACCGGGATCCCGGTGTTGGACAGGGAGCTCGACGGCGGGCTCCCCGCCGGGAGCGTGGTGGCGTTGACGGCCGACCCGGCCAGCCAGTCCGAGCTGTTCTTGAACACCTTCGCGGGCGTCCGGGAGACGCTGTATCTCACGACCGTCCGGTCGGCCGAAGCGGTCGAGAGCGGCCTCTCCGAGTCGTCCGTCGAGACCGGCGATCCCGTCGTCGAGGCCGTCGACGGCGAGGACCCGATCGAGGACGCGCGCGGGTTTCTCCCCGCCGTTCCCGACGACGGAACGCTGATCGTCGACTCCGCGGAGCCGCTCGAGGACGCCTCCCCTCTCAGGTACCGATCGCTGCTTTCGGACCTCGGCGACCGAATCGAGGAGACGGACGCGACGGCCGTGCTCCACGCGCTCGAGACCGGCGGCGAGCGGTCCCGAAACCGCGTCGTCACGGAGCAGGTCGCGGACGTCGTCTTCGACCTCCGGACCGTGGTCACGGGGACCGCCATCGAGAACCGCCTCGCGGTGCCGAAGTTCCGCGGCGGGGCGGCCCTCGAGGAGCCGGTCAAGCTCAAGCTCACCGACACCGTCTCCGTCGACACGAGCCGCGACATCGCGTGA
- a CDS encoding AAA family ATPase, with protein MNVIGTVGLPGSGKGEAANVAEAAGVPVVVMGDVIREECRERGLDPAEHHGRIARLLREEEGDDAIAARTIPRIRAAAAESDADTVLVDGLRSTVELERFREAFGDGFTLVAVHAPFELRAERLGERGRDDSDSDLEALRERDEREIALGLGETLERADVEIDNTGTLEAFRERVREVLDVDAGTGSGATGSNAEPAGGGRR; from the coding sequence ATGAACGTCATCGGAACCGTCGGCCTCCCCGGCAGCGGCAAGGGCGAGGCGGCGAACGTCGCCGAGGCGGCCGGCGTCCCGGTCGTCGTCATGGGCGACGTGATCCGCGAGGAGTGTCGCGAACGGGGGCTCGACCCGGCCGAACACCACGGACGGATCGCCAGACTCCTCCGCGAGGAGGAGGGCGACGACGCCATCGCCGCCCGGACGATCCCCCGGATCCGTGCCGCGGCCGCCGAGAGCGACGCCGACACGGTGCTCGTCGACGGCCTCCGCTCCACGGTCGAACTCGAGCGCTTCCGCGAGGCGTTCGGCGACGGCTTCACGCTCGTGGCGGTCCACGCGCCCTTCGAACTCCGCGCCGAGCGGCTGGGCGAGCGCGGCCGCGACGACTCCGACTCCGACCTCGAGGCGCTCCGCGAGCGCGACGAGCGCGAGATCGCCCTCGGACTCGGCGAGACGCTGGAGCGCGCCGACGTCGAGATCGACAACACCGGGACCCTCGAGGCGTTCCGCGAGCGGGTCCGCGAGGTGCTCGACGTGGACGCCGGAACGGGGTCGGGAGCGACCGGGTCGAACGCCGAGCCCGCGGGCGGTGGTCGCCGGTGA